In Nitrospira sp. MA-1, the following proteins share a genomic window:
- a CDS encoding outer membrane protein transport protein: MFLVKVRFHILCLLLVGTLLLPVMAQAGGLFLTEIGTPDVGLAGAGWAARAQDASTLFKNPAGMSLLEGAQFQGGAQLLYGDVGFTSDGKSTPSGGGGGNPIDVFPGASGFYVHPLGDDWRVGFGIFSNFGLGLKYKGEWVGRYYVKDALLAGVSFMPTASYRVNEYLSVGGGVNVMLGAVKQTVGINNLGSANDGQMQIKDQAVGVGGNIGIMFTPIRGTRFGLTYQSPIDLNFSDKPKFSNLGPIGTTLQNNGLLNKKLDVGITVPQSLMFSAYHDLTGAWSIMGDFGWQDWSEFGKVDIGVDTANATNLTANLNYQDTWHVAFGTQYRLNPAWVVSTGFAYDSSMVKDKNRTLSMPVGETYKFGLGALWQTTRTLNLGFSYELTWIGDMPVDQNRGPLSGQVSGNFKDSAMHFFALTVTWGEGVKMGPGGA; the protein is encoded by the coding sequence ATGTTTTTGGTGAAAGTCCGATTTCATATCCTGTGTCTACTCCTGGTAGGAACATTACTCCTGCCTGTAATGGCTCAAGCCGGAGGGCTCTTCCTGACTGAAATTGGCACTCCCGACGTGGGACTTGCCGGAGCGGGATGGGCGGCCCGCGCACAGGATGCGTCAACCTTATTTAAGAATCCCGCCGGCATGTCCCTCTTGGAGGGGGCTCAATTTCAGGGTGGCGCCCAACTCTTATATGGCGATGTTGGATTCACCTCCGACGGCAAATCTACCCCGTCCGGCGGGGGAGGCGGGAATCCTATCGATGTGTTTCCCGGAGCCAGCGGGTTTTATGTGCATCCCCTTGGAGATGATTGGAGAGTGGGCTTTGGCATCTTTTCCAATTTCGGTCTGGGATTAAAATATAAGGGAGAATGGGTTGGGCGCTACTATGTCAAGGATGCGCTGCTGGCCGGAGTCAGTTTTATGCCCACCGCCAGCTATCGGGTGAATGAATACCTGTCTGTCGGCGGAGGGGTCAACGTGATGCTGGGCGCCGTCAAACAAACCGTTGGTATCAACAATCTCGGGAGTGCCAATGACGGTCAAATGCAAATCAAAGATCAGGCGGTCGGGGTGGGAGGCAATATCGGTATTATGTTCACGCCGATCCGAGGGACACGTTTCGGCCTCACGTATCAATCGCCCATTGATTTGAATTTTTCCGATAAGCCGAAATTTTCAAATCTTGGTCCCATCGGCACCACCTTGCAGAATAACGGTCTGCTGAACAAGAAGCTCGATGTGGGTATTACCGTCCCCCAATCGCTGATGTTCAGCGCCTACCACGACCTGACGGGGGCATGGTCCATCATGGGTGACTTTGGATGGCAGGACTGGTCGGAATTCGGGAAGGTGGATATCGGCGTGGATACAGCCAACGCCACAAACCTTACCGCCAATCTGAACTACCAGGATACCTGGCATGTGGCATTTGGAACCCAATATCGCTTGAACCCCGCATGGGTGGTCTCGACCGGGTTTGCCTACGATAGTTCCATGGTGAAGGATAAAAATCGTACACTCAGTATGCCCGTTGGCGAAACCTACAAATTCGGGCTGGGAGCCCTCTGGCAAACGACGCGCACTCTCAATCTTGGTTTTTCCTATGAACTGACCTGGATAGGAGATATGCCGGTTGATCAAAATCGTGGACCGCTTTCCGGCCAAGTATCCGGGAACTTTAAGGATTCCGCGATGCACTTTTTTGCCTTGACCGTCACCTGGGGAGAAGGGGTGAAGATGGGGCCAGGAGGAGCCTAA